Below is a window of Fuerstiella sp. DNA.
AATCAGTCAATGATTGTTTGCTGTACCCGATTTAAAGGCTATCGGATGTCTCGGTCACAGTCGGGGTTCACCGCGTGTTTTTAATCGGTTTGAGAAATGATTTAGATTCGGTAAGAGAACCTGTGTTCTACAGTTATTCTGATTGAGATTGAGCCGGTTTTCGAACGTCGGTTGCGGTGTGGCTGTATCGTTGAGTTGGCATATTGACATAACACTGTCCGAATGTTGAACGATCGATCGGCGAATTCACTGAAAGACTGATTCGAACATTCGTAAAAAGACTCATCTGACGCAGCCGAAGTATTTCCGAAAAATTTTAGAGGGACTGTTTGACGTGTGATGCACATGAGGCAGTGCAAACTGTCCACCTGGCAAAACCAATTCAGACTGTCCGGCCGGGTTTCAGGAGTACCTTCAGAAAAAATGCGCGAAATCTTCCGCTTACAATTGCTGACCCCGGTAAGCCGGAAAGCTGCCTGTACGTTTTAAGATCCTGCAACAGCCGTGATTCGGCTGTTTTGAAATCCAACTACGGTGGCAATGGAAAAATTCCCAGTGACTCCAGTATGAAATTGTACTTGAGCGTTTCAAAGTGCTGGTCATGAATTCCGTGACGGGCGCGCGGATACACCATCAGGTCGAATGTCCTGTTTGCGTTCTGCAGCGCTTGAACCAGCTGAAACGTGTTGGCCGGATGGACATTGTCGTCCTGAAGTCCGTGAGCCAGCAGCAAACGGCCATGCAGATTCCCTGCAGCCGCCACAACGGACGATCTCCGGTATCCGTGCGGGTTTTCCTGAGGGGTTCCCATATACCGTTCCGTGTAGATGGTATCATAGTTGGCCCAGTTCGTGACTGGAGATCCGGCAATGCCCGCTGTCAGACAATTGCTGTGCGTCATCACGTAACTTGTCAGGAATCCACCGTAACTGTGTCCGCTCATGCCGATCCGATTTTGGTCGGCCCATGATTGTGTCGCGAGCCACTCACAGACCGATTCCACGTCGCGGGTTTCTTCAACGCCCAGTTGTCCATATGCCTTCCATGCACCGGCGGCCCCGTGCCCCCCTGCGGTTCTTGGATCAAACCGAATCACGACGATACCGTGACCGGCCAGCAGGTGGTCGTCCAGCCGGGCATGCCAGGTATCTGAGACCTGCGGGCTGCGCGGACCACCATAAATCCTGATCCAGACCGGGTGTGCTCGTGATTTATTAAAATCCGGAGGGGAGACGACGATCGCAGCTGCGCTCGTTTGATCAGCGAGCGGTACATCCTCAATTCCCACGTTTCCGAATTCAAATTCAGTCCATTCATCGGGCGGTGTGGCACGATGGATTTGTCGGACAACGTGACCTGCTGAATTGCGCAACACGACAGATCTGCGCTGGCTGTGGCTGCTCCAGGAATCGATCAGCAGGCTTCCGGACGGGTTCACCGATACAGTATGGTGACCTGGTTCCTGTGACAAACGCAGGAGGGATCCTCCGTCCAGATCGACGCGGTACAGATCATCGGCGATCGGTGAACGTCGGGTTCCGGTCACGATGACTTGATTTTTGGACTCGTTGACGGCATGAATTCCGGTGACGTCCCACGGACCGGATGTGAGTGGTTGCCGAGTCGCTGCATCAGCCGAAATACGTTCGATATGTCTCCAGCCTGAACGCTCGCTCAGCATCAGGAAACTGTGGTCACTCAAAAAGTGGAGATCTCCCGGTTGCTCGACCCAGCCGGAAGTTTGTTCCCGCAGCAGTGTATTACTTGAACCGGTGCTCGTGGATGTCCGAACAAGGTCCAGCCACGTCTGACGGCGATTCTGGACGTACCAGTAAACGTGGCTGCTGTCGGGATACCAACCGAAGTGAGTGATCAGAGTCGAACTGTCATGAAGTGGAGATTTTACCCAGGAAACAGAACCACCATTGACGGAAACGATTCCCAGACGCACCATCGGGTTGCATTGCCCCGCCACCGGAAAATGTTCTGTTTCGATATTTTGTACCGGATTGGTGTGATCAATGATGGAGAAGTTCGGGACACTCGTATCATCGAACTGCTGAAAAAGCAGAGACTGACCATCCGGGCTGAACCGGAATGCTTTCCATGTCCGTTTCAGAATTTCTTCGAAATAGACCCAGTCCGCTTTACCGTTTCGGATATCGGGTCCTGAGTCCTGAGTCAGCCGCAGTACATTTCCGGTTTCGAAGTTGGCGGACCACAGGTCGTTCCCCGACACAAAAGCGCAGGCGTTCCCGACAGGACTGAGTGTCAGAAGTTCGATCTGCTTCGGAAGTCCATTCACGATGCGAATGTGTTCGCCATCAAGTCCGGCCAGAGTCAGTCTGCGATCGGTTTGCAAAACGCATATTCGTCGCGCCGCATCGTGCAGAGTCCAGTTTCCATCGGCGATTTCATCAGCGTCCTCATCAGGAATCCCGCCTGCCAGCAGTTGCTGCCGGAGCCGTTTTGCATCATACAAAGGTGCTGCTTTTCCCGTAACGGCATTGACTTTTTCCCAAACTGTCTCCAACCGCAGCAGAGTCATCGTGTCCAGCCAAACGAAATCGCGAGGAGCCGGGTCTCGAATGACGATCCGGTCGAGTCCGTAAACATTGTTCCAGGTGATTGGTTTTCGATCACTGGCAGATGCGGTGTGACCATTGAGCAGGATCAGAACGGTCAGCACGACCACACCAGGTTGTGAATTCAGGTGGATTCGTTTCACTTTATTAATTTCCGGGTGGCAGGGGCGTCTGTACCACGTTTGTAACATTCCGGACCGGGTGACCTCTTTCGCATGTTTATACAGGTTCCACCAGGACAGTTGGGTGAGTAGACGTATTACTATTCGGTTCATGTGGCTGTGAAAACGGTTGAGGGACAGGCACTCGAAAGTCAATTCTCGCACGAATCAGAGTCTTGTATTCGATTGCCGACGCCACAACAATTTCCTGTGTTCTGAATGTATGCTGTGACAACTCTCCACCCCCGGTACTGTTCAACAGGTCGATTTCTGTATGAAAAACCAGATCATTGTGTTTTGCTGTTTGTCGACCACTGTGCTTGCGTCCGACGTGATTCCGGGGGTTGTGCTGGAGCAGCCTGATTCCGGGCGATTCGTGAAGACGGATCAGGGGTTCATGTTGCCATATGAAATGACAATTCCTGGTACGGATGTTGTCTTTGCTCTGGAACCGATTCCTGGCGGTGAAATCACGGTAGGATCGGATCAGCGTAAATACCGTGTCGAGCCGTTCTGGATGGGGCGATTCGAAGTAACATGGGCTGAATATAAACAATTCATGGGGCTGTACCATGTGTTTAAGCAGTTTCAGATCAATCGCCGGCGAACGGTGAATGATGATAATGAAGTCGATGCCGTTACGGCTCCAACACCACTTTACGAACCAACATACACGTTTGAATTTGGTGAAGACCCGCATCAGCCGGCTGTTACGGTCACACAGTACGCCGCAAGACAGTACACCAAATGGTTGTCCGCAATTACGGGACTGCAGTACCGACTGCCGTCGGAGGCCGAATGGGAACATGCCTGCCGGGCCGGTGCAACGACAGCCTACCATTTCGGAAAGTCTGCCGACGATCTGTCAGACTATGGCTGGTTCGTGGGGGTGTCAGATCAGAAGGGAGCTCAGATCGTCGGTCAAAAGAAGCCAAATCCATGGGGGTTATATGACATGCACGGCAATGCAGCCGAGTGGGTGCTGGACGGTCCAGACGGATCCTCTGTTGCAGAGGCCGGTCAGATTCTGGACGCCTCGACGGAATGGGTGCGGACACAGATGCCGGATCACCGCAAAGTCTGCGGCGGAAGCTGGGAACTGCCCGCAGCTGACTGCACCTGTGCGTCCCGTTTGCTGTCGGTTCATACAGACTGGAAGTTTACGGATCCGAATATTCCTAAGAGTCCCTGGTGGTTCACCGATGATCCGGCCCGCGGTGTTGGGTTTCGAATCATTCGCGCCCTGAAGTCGGTCAACCGGGAGCAAATGGAGGAGTACTGGAAGATCGACAATGAATCGATCAGCTGGGATGTGTTTGATCGAATTGACGAAGGGCGAGGTGTCAAAGGGCTTGTCGATCGGGATCTTCCACAGGCCATCAAAGATCTGACTGACGGGCAATAGTGAGAATATCGCTGCGCCTGTGTTGTTGTTGCTCCGAATGTGCGTGTTTTTATCGCAGTTGAACCAAGCGAAAATTTGAAAAGGCGATTGTCGCGAAATGGAAGACCTTGCCCGCTATCAAAAGCAAATGTTGTTTTCCGGAATTCAGGAGACCGGACAGATGCAGCTGCGAAACAGTCAGGTTCTCCAGGTTGGCTGCGGTGCTCTCGGATGTGTTGTGGCAGATCATTTGGTTCGGGCAGGCATCGGATTATTGCGGATTGTCGATCGCGACTTTGTGGAGCTCAGCAATTTACAACGCCAGAGTCTCTTCACTGAACAGGATGTGACGGACCATCTGCCTAAAGCGATCGTTGCAGAGCGTCGTTTGAAGCAGGTGAATTCGAATGTACAGATCCACGCGCATGTGGCGGACGTCGACTATCAAAATATTCGCTCATTTACGGAGGGCGTTGATCTGATCATCGACGGTACCGATAATTTTGAGATCCGTTATCTGATCAATGATGCTTCACTGGAGTTCGAAGTTCCTTGGATCTATACAGGCTGCACAGGCAGTACGGGACAGGTGATGCCCGTTTTTCCTGGGCGATCGGGTTGCCTGAGATGCCTGATTCCTGACCCTCCACCACCTGGTTCCACTGAGACATGTGATACGGCCGGTGTCCTGGGTCCGGCAATCGGTATGACTGCCTCACTCGAATCGGCGATTGCCCTGCGGATTCTCAGCGGCCACTCCGAAGACGTTCCCTTACAGCTCAGTATAGTGGATGCCTGGAACGGGTCTGTGAGAGCGATGGATGTGTCGGCGCTGCGCGATCAGCAAGACTGTCCCGCCTGCGACCGTGGTGAACGGGCATTTCTTAGTGGATCGACTGCTTCCGGATCCACGGTCCTGTGTGGAAGGAATGCGGTTCAGGTTTCACCGTCTTCGAAATTGAGTATTTCCCTGGAAGAACTGTCACATCGACTGGAATCAGCCGGTGTGGTGACGTCCAATTCATTTCTGGTACGCGTCGTTCTGGAAGAGTCGGGTATGGAAGTCACGGTATTTCCGGATGGTCGGGCCATCATTCGCGGGACCGAAGATTCTTCGGCGGCTCGAGCAGTTTATTCGCGTTACATTGGGGTATAGGTTGCGGTTGGACGGACAGAGCTTTTACAACTAGTCCGGGTTTATTTACAGCCTTCATCCGGTTAACTGAAATATGTCAACGGTTCGTCTGACCGCTTCTGTTCGGCAGTATCTGGAGCTGATTCGCTTCAGTCATACGGTCTTTGCGCTGCCGTTTGCGCTGCTGGCAGCCGTGTTGGCCTGGCAAACAGATGGCCGTTCGTTTCAGTGGAACGATCTTGCTGGAATACTGTTGTGCATGGTCTTTGCCCGGTCCGCAGCAATGGCCTTTAATCGGCTGGTCGACCGCGATGTTGACGCGCTGAACCCCCGTACGGCACAGCGACACCTTCCTGCAGGTCTTATCAGCGTTCGTGCCGTCATACTGTTTACTGCGCTGACCGGTGCAGGTTTCATTGCGTCGACACTTTTGTTCCTGCCCAACCGTCTACCGATCGGACTTTCAGGGCCGGTGCTCCTGTTCCTGTTTGGCTATTCCTTTGCCAAACGCTGGACCAACTGGTGCCACTACTGGTTATCAGCAGCATTGATGTTGTCACCGATCGCAACCTGGATTGCACTGACCGGTACTGTTGATCGAACGCCGCTGCTGCTGGCTTCGATGATTTTCTTTTGGGTGGGTGGGTTCGACATTATCTACGCCTGTCAGGATGCTGATATCGATCGAACTCAAAAGCTGTTCAGTCTTCCCTCTCGACTTGGCATCGGGCGTGCTCTCTACGTGGCATTTCTCAGCCATGTCGCGGCAATGATCAGTTTGTTTGCCTTATGGTGGTTCACGGATCTGGGAACACTGTTTCTTGTCGGAATTG
It encodes the following:
- a CDS encoding S9 family peptidase encodes the protein MKRIHLNSQPGVVVLTVLILLNGHTASASDRKPITWNNVYGLDRIVIRDPAPRDFVWLDTMTLLRLETVWEKVNAVTGKAAPLYDAKRLRQQLLAGGIPDEDADEIADGNWTLHDAARRICVLQTDRRLTLAGLDGEHIRIVNGLPKQIELLTLSPVGNACAFVSGNDLWSANFETGNVLRLTQDSGPDIRNGKADWVYFEEILKRTWKAFRFSPDGQSLLFQQFDDTSVPNFSIIDHTNPVQNIETEHFPVAGQCNPMVRLGIVSVNGGSVSWVKSPLHDSSTLITHFGWYPDSSHVYWYVQNRRQTWLDLVRTSTSTGSSNTLLREQTSGWVEQPGDLHFLSDHSFLMLSERSGWRHIERISADAATRQPLTSGPWDVTGIHAVNESKNQVIVTGTRRSPIADDLYRVDLDGGSLLRLSQEPGHHTVSVNPSGSLLIDSWSSHSQRRSVVLRNSAGHVVRQIHRATPPDEWTEFEFGNVGIEDVPLADQTSAAAIVVSPPDFNKSRAHPVWIRIYGGPRSPQVSDTWHARLDDHLLAGHGIVVIRFDPRTAGGHGAAGAWKAYGQLGVEETRDVESVCEWLATQSWADQNRIGMSGHSYGGFLTSYVMTHSNCLTAGIAGSPVTNWANYDTIYTERYMGTPQENPHGYRRSSVVAAAGNLHGRLLLAHGLQDDNVHPANTFQLVQALQNANRTFDLMVYPRARHGIHDQHFETLKYNFILESLGIFPLPP
- a CDS encoding ThiF family adenylyltransferase; the protein is MEDLARYQKQMLFSGIQETGQMQLRNSQVLQVGCGALGCVVADHLVRAGIGLLRIVDRDFVELSNLQRQSLFTEQDVTDHLPKAIVAERRLKQVNSNVQIHAHVADVDYQNIRSFTEGVDLIIDGTDNFEIRYLINDASLEFEVPWIYTGCTGSTGQVMPVFPGRSGCLRCLIPDPPPPGSTETCDTAGVLGPAIGMTASLESAIALRILSGHSEDVPLQLSIVDAWNGSVRAMDVSALRDQQDCPACDRGERAFLSGSTASGSTVLCGRNAVQVSPSSKLSISLEELSHRLESAGVVTSNSFLVRVVLEESGMEVTVFPDGRAIIRGTEDSSAARAVYSRYIGV
- the ubiA gene encoding putative 4-hydroxybenzoate polyprenyltransferase, translated to MSTVRLTASVRQYLELIRFSHTVFALPFALLAAVLAWQTDGRSFQWNDLAGILLCMVFARSAAMAFNRLVDRDVDALNPRTAQRHLPAGLISVRAVILFTALTGAGFIASTLLFLPNRLPIGLSGPVLLFLFGYSFAKRWTNWCHYWLSAALMLSPIATWIALTGTVDRTPLLLASMIFFWVGGFDIIYACQDADIDRTQKLFSLPSRLGIGRALYVAFLSHVAAMISLFALWWFTDLGTLFLVGIVVLSVVMLYQHTLVSPGDLDRVNTAFFGVNAIVSFGILVLGCLDVWLRHE
- a CDS encoding formylglycine-generating enzyme family protein translates to MKNQIIVFCCLSTTVLASDVIPGVVLEQPDSGRFVKTDQGFMLPYEMTIPGTDVVFALEPIPGGEITVGSDQRKYRVEPFWMGRFEVTWAEYKQFMGLYHVFKQFQINRRRTVNDDNEVDAVTAPTPLYEPTYTFEFGEDPHQPAVTVTQYAARQYTKWLSAITGLQYRLPSEAEWEHACRAGATTAYHFGKSADDLSDYGWFVGVSDQKGAQIVGQKKPNPWGLYDMHGNAAEWVLDGPDGSSVAEAGQILDASTEWVRTQMPDHRKVCGGSWELPAADCTCASRLLSVHTDWKFTDPNIPKSPWWFTDDPARGVGFRIIRALKSVNREQMEEYWKIDNESISWDVFDRIDEGRGVKGLVDRDLPQAIKDLTDGQ